The following proteins are encoded in a genomic region of Thermoflexus hugenholtzii JAD2:
- the carB gene encoding carbamoyl-phosphate synthase large subunit, with protein MPRRTDIRSILVIGSGPIVIGQAAEFDYSGTQALKVLRREGYRVILVNSNPATIMTDPEMADATYIEPLVPEILERIIARERPDALLPTLGGQTALNLAMALHEQGVLARYGVELIGASPQAIRIAEDRLAFKEAMEKAGLEVPRSVLARSVEEALAFAEQVGYPVLIRPSFTLGGTGAGVARSREELIDRVDLALRLSPVGSALIEESLLGWKEFELEVMRDRHDNFVVVCSIENLDPMGIHTGDSITLAPAQTLTDKEYQRMRDWARAVMHAVGVETGGSNVQFAVNPRDGRMRVIEMNPRVSRSSALASKATGFPIAKIAALLAVGYTLDELRNEITRRTVAAFEPAIDYVVVKIPRWAFEKFPGADPTLGPQMKSVGEVMAIGRTFKEALQKAMRGLEIGAKGFEGFPPERRPSDLRAALACPNPDRLRAVHDALMAGMPVEEVAALTGYDPWFVVQMAELVERQRELRRYTLATVPASLLRQAKREGFSDAQLAAFFGCTEEAVRRRREALGIRPRYAQVDTCAAEFEAYTPYLYSTYEESDEAPPTDRPKVVIVGSGPNRIGQGIEFDYSCCQAAFALRELGIESIMVNSNPETVSTDYDTSDRLYFEPLTLEDVLNIVERERPLGVIVQFGGQTALNLTMPLHRAGVPILGTSPDAIDLAEDRGRFSALLRDLDIPQPEHGTATSVEEALEVARRIGYPVLVRPSYVLGGRAMAICYDEETLKAYMAEAVWVSPERPVLIDRFLEDAYEAEVDAVADGKHVVIGGILQHIEEAGVHSGDSACVLPPYKISRYHLQIIEEYTERIALALGVRGLINIQFAIKDDIVYVLEANPRASRTVPFISKATGVPLARIATRVMLGQSLEEIGFTRSPEVRAFFVKEAVLPFRKLPGADAILGPEMKSTGEVMGWAETFGHAFAKAEMAAGDALPLGGTVLLSVNDFDKGNVLKIARDFYRLGFRLMATRGTAEALRRVGLPVEVVNKVSEGSPHVVDAIREGRVQLILNTPLGPRAYTDGMRIRQAAVRYGVPLLTTLSAAAAAVQAIRAIRERDFTVMSLQEHYARKRSA; from the coding sequence ATGCCGCGGCGCACCGACATCCGCTCCATCCTGGTCATCGGCTCCGGGCCGATTGTGATCGGCCAGGCGGCCGAGTTCGACTATTCGGGGACCCAGGCCCTCAAGGTCCTGCGGCGGGAAGGCTATCGGGTGATCCTGGTCAACTCCAACCCGGCCACTATCATGACCGACCCCGAGATGGCTGATGCCACCTACATCGAGCCCCTGGTCCCGGAGATCCTCGAGCGGATCATCGCCCGGGAGCGCCCGGACGCGTTGCTCCCCACCCTGGGCGGCCAGACCGCCCTGAACCTGGCTATGGCGCTGCACGAACAGGGGGTCCTGGCGCGCTACGGGGTGGAGCTCATCGGCGCCTCCCCTCAGGCGATCCGCATCGCGGAGGACCGCCTCGCCTTCAAAGAGGCGATGGAGAAAGCCGGCCTGGAGGTCCCCCGCAGTGTCCTGGCCCGCTCCGTGGAGGAGGCGCTGGCCTTCGCCGAGCAGGTGGGCTACCCGGTGCTCATCCGCCCTTCCTTCACCCTGGGCGGCACCGGGGCCGGCGTCGCCCGTTCCCGGGAGGAGCTGATCGATCGCGTGGATCTGGCGCTGCGCCTCAGCCCCGTCGGCTCGGCCCTCATCGAGGAGTCCCTTCTGGGCTGGAAGGAGTTCGAGCTGGAGGTGATGCGGGATCGCCACGACAACTTCGTGGTGGTGTGCTCCATCGAGAACCTGGACCCCATGGGCATACACACCGGGGACTCCATCACCCTGGCCCCGGCCCAGACCCTCACGGATAAGGAGTATCAGCGCATGCGGGACTGGGCCCGGGCGGTGATGCACGCGGTGGGGGTAGAGACCGGCGGCTCCAACGTCCAGTTCGCCGTGAATCCCCGCGATGGCCGGATGCGGGTCATCGAGATGAACCCGCGGGTCTCCCGCTCCTCCGCCCTGGCCTCCAAGGCCACGGGCTTTCCCATCGCCAAGATCGCCGCACTCCTCGCAGTGGGCTACACCCTGGACGAGCTCCGCAACGAGATCACGCGGCGCACGGTGGCCGCTTTCGAGCCGGCCATCGATTACGTGGTGGTGAAGATCCCCCGGTGGGCCTTCGAGAAGTTCCCCGGCGCCGATCCGACCCTCGGCCCCCAGATGAAATCCGTGGGGGAGGTGATGGCTATCGGGCGGACTTTCAAGGAGGCGCTCCAGAAGGCGATGCGGGGGTTGGAGATCGGGGCGAAGGGCTTTGAGGGATTCCCGCCGGAGCGGCGGCCCTCCGATCTGCGGGCCGCCCTGGCCTGCCCGAACCCGGATCGTCTGCGGGCCGTCCACGACGCCCTGATGGCTGGAATGCCGGTCGAGGAGGTCGCCGCCCTCACCGGATACGACCCCTGGTTCGTCGTTCAGATGGCCGAGCTGGTCGAGCGGCAACGGGAGCTGCGCCGCTACACCCTGGCCACAGTCCCGGCAAGCCTGTTGCGCCAGGCCAAGCGGGAGGGGTTCTCGGACGCCCAGCTGGCGGCCTTCTTCGGCTGCACGGAGGAGGCGGTCCGCCGCCGCCGGGAAGCCCTGGGCATCCGCCCGCGCTACGCCCAGGTGGACACCTGCGCGGCGGAGTTCGAGGCTTACACGCCCTATCTTTACAGCACCTACGAGGAGAGCGATGAGGCTCCGCCGACGGATCGCCCCAAGGTGGTGATCGTCGGCAGCGGCCCCAACCGCATCGGGCAGGGGATCGAGTTCGATTACAGCTGTTGCCAGGCCGCCTTCGCCCTACGGGAGCTGGGGATCGAATCGATCATGGTGAACTCCAACCCGGAGACGGTGAGCACGGACTACGACACCTCGGATCGCCTGTATTTTGAGCCGTTGACCCTGGAGGATGTGCTGAACATCGTTGAGCGGGAGCGGCCCCTCGGCGTCATCGTGCAGTTCGGGGGGCAGACGGCCCTCAACCTCACCATGCCCCTGCACCGCGCCGGGGTGCCCATCCTGGGCACTTCCCCCGACGCCATCGACCTGGCGGAGGATCGAGGGCGGTTCAGCGCCCTGTTGCGGGACCTGGACATCCCTCAGCCGGAGCATGGGACGGCGACGTCCGTCGAGGAGGCCCTTGAGGTCGCCCGGCGCATCGGCTACCCGGTTCTGGTCCGGCCCAGCTATGTCCTGGGCGGGCGGGCCATGGCCATCTGTTACGATGAGGAGACCTTGAAGGCCTATATGGCCGAAGCGGTGTGGGTCTCTCCGGAGCGACCGGTGCTGATCGATCGCTTCCTGGAAGATGCCTACGAGGCCGAGGTGGACGCGGTGGCGGATGGGAAGCACGTGGTCATCGGGGGCATCCTCCAGCACATCGAGGAAGCCGGGGTGCACTCCGGAGATTCCGCCTGCGTGCTGCCGCCCTACAAGATCTCCCGCTATCACCTCCAGATCATCGAGGAATACACCGAGCGGATCGCCCTGGCCCTGGGGGTGCGGGGGCTGATCAACATCCAGTTCGCCATCAAGGACGACATCGTCTACGTCCTGGAGGCCAACCCGCGGGCCTCCCGCACCGTACCCTTCATCAGCAAAGCCACCGGGGTTCCCCTGGCCCGCATCGCCACCCGGGTGATGCTGGGGCAGTCCTTAGAGGAGATCGGCTTCACCCGTTCGCCGGAGGTTCGGGCGTTCTTCGTCAAGGAGGCGGTCCTTCCGTTCCGCAAGCTGCCGGGTGCGGACGCCATCCTGGGCCCTGAGATGAAATCCACCGGCGAGGTGATGGGCTGGGCGGAGACCTTCGGCCACGCCTTCGCCAAGGCGGAGATGGCGGCTGGGGATGCTTTACCCCTCGGTGGCACGGTGCTGCTCTCGGTGAACGATTTCGACAAAGGGAACGTGTTGAAGATCGCCCGGGATTTCTATCGCCTGGGCTTCCGACTGATGGCCACGCGGGGCACGGCGGAGGCCCTGCGACGGGTGGGATTGCCGGTGGAGGTGGTGAATAAGGTGAGCGAGGGCTCCCCCCACGTGGTGGACGCCATCCGGGAGGGGCGGGTGCAGCTGATCCTGAACACCCCCCTGGGGCCGCGGGCCTACACCGACGGCATGCGGATCCGCCAGGCGGCTGTGCGCTACGGGGTGCCGTTGCTCACCACCCTCTCCGCCGCCGCCGCCGCCGTCCAGGCCATCCGGGCCATTCGCGAGCGGGACTTCACGGTGATGAGCCTGCAAGAGCACTACGCCCGGAAGCGCAGTGCGTGA
- the carA gene encoding glutamine-hydrolyzing carbamoyl-phosphate synthase small subunit has product MQGVLALEDGTVLIGRAFGARATVVGEVVFNTAMTGYQEILTDPSYRGQMVVMTCPHIGNVGVNDEDVESDRPQVAAFIVRALSPVVSNWRAKESLEEYLARHGVPGLCEVDTRALTRRIREKGAMKAALSTEGVDPETLVEMARAWEGLEGRDTVREVTCAAPYEWIQGSGRWQPHGFQPDPERRRHVVVYDFGVKRSILRRLVDRGCRVTVVPAYTPAAEALRLRPDGIVLSNGPGDPAGLPEIVGIVRQLLEAEIPLFGICLGHQLIARAIGARTYKLPFGHHGSNHPVLDRTTGRVQITAQNHNYAVDPDTLNPDQVVITHLNLNDGTVEGLALRDRPVFSVQYHPEANPGPHDADPIFDQWVEKLGR; this is encoded by the coding sequence ATGCAGGGAGTTCTGGCACTGGAGGATGGGACAGTCTTGATCGGGCGGGCCTTCGGGGCGCGGGCCACCGTGGTGGGGGAGGTGGTTTTCAACACCGCGATGACCGGCTATCAGGAGATCCTCACCGATCCTTCTTATCGGGGCCAAATGGTGGTGATGACGTGTCCCCACATTGGCAACGTGGGGGTGAACGATGAAGACGTGGAAAGCGATCGCCCCCAGGTCGCCGCCTTCATCGTCCGCGCCTTAAGCCCGGTGGTCTCCAACTGGCGGGCGAAGGAGAGCCTGGAGGAGTATCTCGCCCGCCATGGCGTGCCCGGCCTGTGCGAGGTCGACACCCGCGCCCTGACCCGGCGGATCCGGGAGAAAGGAGCGATGAAGGCGGCCCTCTCCACAGAGGGGGTGGACCCCGAGACGCTGGTGGAGATGGCGCGGGCCTGGGAAGGGCTGGAGGGCCGGGATACGGTCCGCGAGGTGACCTGCGCCGCTCCCTACGAATGGATACAGGGGTCCGGCCGCTGGCAGCCCCATGGCTTCCAGCCGGATCCCGAGCGACGGCGCCACGTGGTGGTGTATGACTTCGGCGTCAAGCGCTCCATCCTCCGGCGGCTGGTCGATCGAGGATGCCGGGTCACGGTCGTGCCCGCCTACACGCCCGCGGCGGAGGCCCTCCGCCTGCGGCCCGATGGGATCGTCCTCTCCAACGGACCGGGGGATCCGGCGGGGCTGCCGGAAATCGTGGGGATCGTGCGCCAGCTCCTCGAGGCGGAGATCCCGCTCTTCGGCATCTGCCTGGGCCATCAGCTGATCGCCCGGGCCATCGGCGCCCGCACCTACAAGCTCCCCTTCGGCCACCACGGGAGCAACCACCCGGTCCTGGACCGGACCACCGGTCGGGTCCAGATCACCGCCCAGAACCACAATTACGCTGTGGACCCCGACACCCTGAACCCGGATCAGGTGGTGATCACCCATCTCAATCTGAACGACGGGACGGTGGAGGGGCTGGCGCTGCGGGATCGACCGGTGTTCTCCGTGCAATACCATCCGGAGGCCAACCCCGGCCCCCACGACGCAGACCCCATCTTCGATCAATGGGTGGAGAAGTTAGGACGCTAA
- a CDS encoding HAD family hydrolase, translated as MEAGPVRWVSFTHVFLDCDGTLVDVEGIVELARRRGQATAVAALTEAAMSGHLPLEAIYEQRLALIRPTRAEIRELIRIYRDHLLPDVPLVIHALHACGISVHLVSGGLEDAVRGLGRFLGIPAQRIHAVRPRYDPFAGAWWRGEEGPAVGVDPSPLIAQGGKARLLQGFRAPGRRLMLVGDGITDLAAQEAVHLFVGFGGVFPRAVVAEGADVYIRCPRLAPILPLALSPERARALQGTPAEETLREGLRAFQNGEARFRDPVRHERFLQAWHAL; from the coding sequence ATGGAGGCCGGACCGGTCCGCTGGGTCTCGTTCACCCATGTGTTTTTGGACTGTGACGGGACGCTGGTGGATGTGGAGGGGATCGTGGAGCTGGCCCGGCGACGGGGCCAGGCGACAGCGGTGGCCGCCCTCACGGAGGCCGCGATGTCCGGCCATCTCCCCCTGGAGGCGATCTACGAGCAACGCCTTGCGCTGATCCGCCCGACCCGCGCGGAGATCCGGGAGCTGATCCGCATCTACCGGGATCATCTCCTTCCTGACGTCCCGCTGGTGATCCACGCGCTTCACGCCTGTGGGATCTCCGTGCATCTGGTCAGCGGCGGCCTGGAGGACGCGGTGCGGGGGCTGGGGCGTTTCCTGGGCATCCCCGCCCAGCGCATCCACGCCGTCCGCCCGCGCTACGATCCTTTCGCCGGCGCGTGGTGGCGGGGGGAGGAAGGGCCGGCGGTCGGCGTGGATCCTTCCCCCCTGATCGCCCAGGGCGGGAAGGCTCGCCTGCTTCAGGGATTTCGGGCGCCGGGGCGGCGCCTGATGCTGGTGGGGGATGGGATCACCGATCTGGCCGCCCAGGAGGCGGTGCATCTCTTCGTGGGGTTCGGTGGGGTGTTCCCCCGGGCCGTCGTCGCGGAAGGGGCCGACGTCTACATCCGGTGCCCGCGTCTGGCGCCCATCCTCCCCCTGGCGCTCTCCCCCGAACGCGCCCGGGCCCTGCAGGGAACCCCGGCGGAGGAAACCCTGCGGGAAGGCCTGCGGGCTTTCCAGAACGGCGAGGCCCGCTTTCGAGATCCTGTCCGTCATGAACGGTTCCTTCAGGCGTGGCACGCGCTGTAA
- a CDS encoding pyridoxal-phosphate-dependent aminotransferase family protein gives MEEAPMLFIPGPTYVPEEVARAQARPMIGHRSREFTALFERLIPRLQAIFRTRGRVFFVAASGTGLWEAAIRNLVRRKVLCLINGAFGERWHQVALANGKEAVALSVAWGQAIRPEQVVEALSAHPDAEAITVVHNETSTGVMNPLAEIATAVRQAFPDVLILVDAVSSLGGAPLETDAWGLDFVLTSSQKCLALPPGLAFCAVSERAMEKAKEVPHRGYYFDLLTMARYADRGETPATPAISLLFAADRQFDHILKEGLEARWERHRRMAERVQAWASERFALFAEDGHRSWTLTCVSNTRGIDISALNEFLRRRGKVISSGYGPLKGKTFRIAHMGEIQLHHIEALLTDIDEWLAAK, from the coding sequence ATGGAAGAGGCGCCGATGCTCTTCATCCCCGGCCCGACGTATGTCCCGGAGGAGGTCGCCCGGGCGCAGGCCCGGCCGATGATCGGCCACCGCAGCCGAGAGTTCACCGCTTTGTTCGAGCGGCTGATCCCGCGCCTGCAGGCGATCTTCCGCACGCGCGGGCGGGTGTTCTTCGTCGCCGCCTCCGGCACCGGCCTGTGGGAGGCCGCGATCCGCAACCTGGTGCGCCGGAAGGTCCTCTGCCTGATCAACGGCGCCTTCGGGGAGCGCTGGCATCAGGTGGCGCTGGCCAACGGGAAAGAAGCAGTCGCCCTCTCCGTGGCCTGGGGGCAGGCCATCCGGCCTGAGCAGGTTGTGGAGGCCCTCTCCGCTCACCCCGACGCCGAGGCCATCACCGTCGTGCACAACGAGACCTCTACGGGGGTGATGAACCCCCTGGCGGAGATCGCCACGGCGGTGCGCCAGGCCTTCCCGGACGTGCTGATCCTGGTGGACGCGGTCTCCTCCCTGGGCGGGGCGCCCCTGGAGACCGATGCCTGGGGCCTGGATTTCGTCCTCACCTCCTCTCAGAAATGCCTGGCCCTGCCCCCGGGGCTGGCCTTCTGCGCCGTGTCGGAGCGGGCGATGGAGAAGGCGAAGGAGGTGCCCCATCGGGGCTACTATTTCGACCTGCTCACCATGGCGCGTTACGCGGACCGGGGGGAGACGCCGGCCACGCCCGCCATCTCCCTGCTCTTCGCCGCCGACCGGCAGTTTGACCATATCCTAAAGGAAGGGCTGGAGGCCCGCTGGGAGCGCCACCGCCGCATGGCGGAACGGGTGCAGGCCTGGGCCTCAGAGCGGTTCGCCCTGTTCGCCGAGGACGGCCACCGCTCCTGGACGCTGACCTGCGTGTCCAACACCCGGGGGATCGACATCAGCGCCCTGAACGAATTCCTGCGCCGGCGGGGCAAGGTGATCTCCTCCGGCTACGGCCCGTTGAAGGGGAAGACCTTCCGCATCGCCCACATGGGGGAGATCCAGCTCCACCACATCGAGGCGCTGCTAACGGATATCGATGAATGGCTCGCTGCGAAGTGA
- the serA gene encoding phosphoglycerate dehydrogenase gives MWRIALTDPLDDEGLALLRADPEVEVLEARRPSPETLRELVRTCDALIVRSGVRLDAKVLEAAERLRVIARAGIGVDNIDLEAATQRGILVMNTPAASTVAVAEHTFALLLALLRKIPPAWLSLREGRWERERFLGVQLAGKTMGLLGLGRIGTEVARRARAFEMHVIAFDPYIPEERAAALQIELVPDLDELYARSDILSLHVPLTRETHRMLNRAAFEKMKPGIYVVNTARGAVIDEEALLEALNAGRVAGAALDTFSEEPPRSPILQALIAHERVLAVPHLGGSTREAQRLISRQIAQQVLDALRGRDFRNVVNLPFPEGADYRALAPYMRLAEVLGSLQMQLVRGRIHQVEIDVRGEELRSVIRPLGVALLKGLLTPILGDTVTFVNAPVRAQEHGIRIVEAPQPILGAYAQAIACRVLSTKEARLIVGALFAGEPRIVQVDAFPMEALPRGALLVMRSRDVPGVIGRVGTLLGQHGINIAEWRLGRDRPGGTALSFINLDSPAPEAVLEALRRMPEIEDVRQAFLPESMVIRG, from the coding sequence ATGTGGCGCATCGCGTTGACGGACCCGCTGGACGATGAAGGGCTGGCGCTGCTGCGCGCGGACCCCGAGGTGGAGGTGCTGGAGGCCCGACGGCCCTCGCCGGAGACGCTGCGGGAGCTGGTCCGGACCTGCGACGCGCTGATCGTGCGCAGCGGGGTCCGGCTGGACGCGAAGGTGCTGGAGGCGGCGGAGCGGCTCCGGGTGATCGCCCGGGCGGGCATCGGCGTGGACAACATCGACCTGGAGGCGGCCACGCAAAGGGGGATCCTGGTGATGAACACGCCCGCGGCCAGCACGGTGGCCGTGGCGGAACACACCTTCGCGCTGCTGCTGGCCCTCCTTCGCAAGATCCCCCCGGCCTGGCTCTCCCTGCGGGAGGGCCGCTGGGAGCGGGAGCGCTTCCTCGGGGTCCAGCTGGCGGGCAAGACGATGGGGTTGCTGGGGTTGGGGCGGATCGGGACGGAGGTGGCCCGCCGGGCCCGCGCCTTCGAGATGCACGTGATCGCCTTTGATCCCTACATCCCTGAGGAGCGGGCCGCGGCCTTGCAGATCGAGCTGGTGCCCGATCTCGACGAGCTCTACGCCCGGTCTGACATCCTGAGCCTTCACGTTCCGCTCACCCGGGAAACCCACCGCATGCTCAACCGGGCGGCCTTTGAGAAGATGAAGCCCGGGATCTACGTGGTGAACACCGCTCGAGGCGCCGTGATCGATGAGGAGGCGCTCTTAGAGGCCTTGAACGCCGGTCGTGTCGCCGGGGCGGCCTTGGATACCTTCAGTGAGGAGCCGCCGCGCTCGCCGATCCTGCAGGCCCTGATCGCTCACGAACGGGTGCTGGCGGTGCCCCACCTGGGGGGCAGCACCCGGGAGGCCCAGCGCCTGATCAGCCGGCAGATCGCCCAGCAGGTGCTGGACGCCCTGCGGGGACGGGATTTCCGCAACGTGGTGAACCTCCCCTTCCCGGAGGGAGCCGACTATCGCGCCCTGGCTCCCTATATGCGCCTGGCGGAGGTGCTGGGAAGCCTGCAGATGCAGCTCGTGCGGGGGCGCATCCATCAAGTGGAGATCGATGTGCGGGGGGAGGAGCTGCGCTCGGTGATCCGGCCGCTGGGGGTGGCGTTGCTGAAAGGGCTGCTCACCCCTATCCTGGGGGACACGGTGACCTTCGTGAACGCCCCCGTGCGGGCCCAGGAGCACGGCATCCGCATCGTGGAGGCCCCCCAGCCAATCCTGGGGGCCTACGCCCAGGCCATCGCCTGCCGGGTTCTCTCCACCAAAGAGGCGCGGCTGATCGTCGGTGCCCTGTTCGCCGGGGAGCCTCGCATCGTCCAGGTGGATGCCTTCCCGATGGAGGCGCTGCCCCGCGGGGCCCTGCTGGTCATGCGCAGCCGCGACGTGCCCGGGGTGATCGGCCGGGTGGGGACGCTCCTGGGTCAGCACGGGATCAACATCGCCGAGTGGCGCCTGGGGCGAGACCGACCGGGTGGGACGGCCCTGTCGTTCATTAATCTGGACAGCCCGGCCCCGGAGGCCGTCTTAGAGGCCCTGCGCCGGATGCCGGAGATCGAAGACGTGCGCCAGGCCTTCCTGCCGGAGAGCATGGTAATCCGGGGATGA
- a CDS encoding nicotinate phosphoribosyltransferase, with translation MLRPEDRILVTDLYELTMAQAYWAHGVTGQATFSLFVRDLPPERGFLVAAGLEDVLRFLEDFRFPPEALAYLESTGIFARPFLDYLAELRFTGDVWAVPEGTLVFAQEPILEITAPIIQAQIAETYVINQVHLQTMIATKAARCVAAARGRGVVDFALRRTHGVDAGLKVARCSYLVGFQATSNVLAGKVYGIPITGTMAHSFIMAFPEEEEAFRAFAETFPERAIFLIDTYDTLEGARRAARVGRELRERGRRLLGVRLDSGDLLALSREVRRILDEAGLPEVRILASGGLDEYRIEALVGAGAPIDAFGVGTRMGVSEDWPWLDMAYKLVAYEGRPARKLSPGKASLPGPKQVFRFYDGEGKMKEDILALREERIEGGTPLLEKVMEGGRLLRPHPALAELRERFREAFGRLPEPYKALREAPRYPVRLSPGLEALANTLTAPREALGES, from the coding sequence ATGCTGCGCCCGGAAGATCGCATCCTGGTCACGGATCTGTATGAGCTGACCATGGCCCAGGCCTACTGGGCCCATGGAGTCACTGGCCAGGCCACCTTCAGCCTGTTCGTGCGGGATCTCCCGCCGGAGCGAGGCTTTCTGGTGGCAGCCGGCCTGGAGGATGTGCTCCGCTTCCTGGAAGATTTCCGCTTCCCCCCGGAAGCCCTGGCGTATCTGGAGTCCACCGGGATCTTCGCCCGCCCCTTCCTGGATTACCTCGCCGAGCTGCGTTTCACCGGGGACGTGTGGGCGGTCCCGGAGGGGACGCTGGTGTTCGCCCAGGAGCCGATCCTGGAGATCACGGCGCCCATCATCCAGGCCCAGATCGCGGAGACCTATGTGATCAACCAGGTGCACCTGCAGACGATGATCGCCACCAAGGCCGCTCGCTGCGTCGCGGCCGCCCGGGGGCGAGGGGTGGTGGATTTCGCCCTGCGGCGGACGCACGGGGTGGACGCCGGGCTGAAGGTCGCCCGCTGCTCGTATCTAGTGGGCTTCCAGGCCACCAGCAACGTCCTGGCGGGCAAGGTCTACGGGATCCCCATCACGGGGACCATGGCCCACTCGTTCATTATGGCCTTTCCGGAAGAAGAGGAAGCCTTCCGGGCCTTCGCGGAGACCTTCCCGGAGCGGGCGATCTTCCTCATCGACACGTATGACACGCTGGAGGGGGCCCGTCGGGCCGCCCGGGTGGGCCGGGAGCTGCGGGAGCGAGGGCGTCGCCTGCTCGGGGTGCGCCTGGACAGCGGGGATCTGCTTGCCCTCAGCCGGGAGGTGCGCCGCATCCTGGACGAGGCGGGCCTTCCCGAGGTGCGGATCCTGGCCAGCGGGGGGCTGGATGAATACCGCATCGAGGCGCTGGTGGGGGCCGGTGCGCCCATCGACGCCTTCGGGGTGGGGACCCGGATGGGGGTTTCGGAGGACTGGCCGTGGCTGGACATGGCCTACAAGCTGGTGGCCTATGAGGGCCGTCCGGCCCGCAAATTGAGCCCGGGCAAGGCGTCCCTTCCCGGCCCGAAGCAGGTTTTCCGGTTTTACGATGGGGAGGGGAAGATGAAGGAGGATATCCTGGCGCTGCGGGAGGAGCGGATCGAAGGGGGGACGCCGTTGCTGGAGAAGGTTATGGAGGGCGGGCGTCTGCTCCGCCCCCATCCGGCCCTGGCCGAGCTGCGGGAACGGTTTCGGGAGGCGTTCGGGCGGCTGCCGGAGCCCTACAAGGCCTTGCGGGAGGCCCCTCGCTATCCGGTGCGCCTCAGCCCCGGCTTGGAGGCCCTGGCGAACACGTTGACTGCTCCGAGGGAGGCGTTAGGAGAGAGCTGA
- a CDS encoding Mrp/NBP35 family ATP-binding protein gives MATTEQVMQALRRVIDPELGRDIVSLGMVRDVRVEGDRVSLTVVLTTPACPLTERIEAEVRAALQALPGVREVDLRMSAQVPAHARLQGIEGLAFKNILAVGSGKGGVGKSTVAVNLAVALAGMGAVVGLMDADVYGPNIPEMMGVRRIPAPRDNKIIPAVAYGVRVMSMGFLLPPDQPVIWRGPMLHSAVRQFLTDVDWGMLDYLVVDLPPGTGDVAISLAQLVPLTGAVVVTTPQAVSLSDVGRAVEMFRRLEVPVLGVVENMSGFVCPHCGRETAIFGEDGGRQLAERMGVPFLGRIPLDPRVREGGDAGRPLVIAHPDSPAAQAMRDIARQIAARISVLNLSEPAPSGAPPAR, from the coding sequence ATGGCGACAACGGAACAGGTGATGCAGGCGCTGCGCCGGGTGATCGACCCGGAGCTGGGGCGGGATATCGTCTCGCTGGGGATGGTCCGGGACGTTCGGGTGGAGGGCGATCGGGTCTCGCTGACGGTGGTGCTGACCACCCCGGCCTGTCCCCTGACGGAGCGCATCGAGGCGGAGGTGCGCGCCGCCCTCCAGGCCCTCCCCGGGGTGCGGGAGGTGGATCTGCGGATGTCGGCCCAGGTGCCGGCCCACGCCCGGCTGCAGGGGATCGAAGGCCTGGCCTTCAAGAACATCCTGGCGGTGGGCAGCGGCAAGGGCGGGGTGGGCAAGAGCACGGTGGCGGTCAACCTGGCGGTGGCCCTGGCCGGGATGGGGGCGGTGGTCGGGCTGATGGACGCCGACGTGTATGGCCCTAACATCCCGGAAATGATGGGCGTGCGGCGCATCCCCGCTCCGCGGGACAACAAGATCATCCCCGCCGTAGCCTATGGAGTGCGGGTGATGTCCATGGGCTTCCTGCTTCCTCCGGATCAGCCGGTGATCTGGCGCGGCCCGATGCTCCACAGCGCGGTGCGGCAGTTTTTGACCGATGTGGACTGGGGGATGCTGGATTACCTGGTGGTAGATCTGCCGCCGGGGACCGGGGATGTGGCCATCTCCCTGGCCCAGCTGGTGCCCCTGACCGGAGCGGTGGTGGTGACCACGCCCCAGGCGGTCTCGCTGAGCGACGTGGGACGGGCGGTGGAGATGTTCCGACGGCTGGAGGTGCCCGTGCTGGGGGTGGTGGAGAACATGAGCGGATTCGTCTGCCCCCACTGCGGCCGGGAGACGGCCATCTTCGGGGAGGACGGCGGCCGCCAGCTGGCGGAGCGGATGGGAGTGCCTTTCTTAGGGCGCATCCCGCTGGACCCACGGGTGCGGGAGGGTGGGGATGCGGGGCGGCCCCTCGTGATCGCCCACCCCGACAGCCCGGCCGCCCAGGCCATGCGGGACATCGCCCGTCAGATCGCCGCCCGCATCAGCGTCCTCAACCTCAGCGAGCCGGCGCCCTCCGGAGCCCCCCCTGCGCGTTGA
- a CDS encoding nucleotidyltransferase domain-containing protein, with product MAAVLEEAVARLRRADPGLRAVILFGSAAWAGEVARDLDLLILTEGWPEGSALHDLLADLPLPVDLVIRRVGEPLGRLAPAIRAGRLIWGDPQILEEALSGMPVPSPEEVWQTLAAAEDYARLAQEAVSPLRRDRHYRTAFNTLFEAARLAVMIYLSTDEDAGGAFSVRFPPSSRNPSAA from the coding sequence CGGTGCTGGAAGAGGCGGTGGCCCGGCTGCGGCGGGCGGACCCGGGGCTGCGGGCGGTGATCCTGTTCGGGTCGGCGGCCTGGGCCGGGGAGGTGGCCCGCGATCTGGATCTGCTGATCCTCACAGAAGGTTGGCCGGAGGGATCCGCCCTTCATGATCTCCTGGCGGATCTTCCGCTACCGGTAGATCTGGTGATCCGACGGGTCGGGGAGCCCTTGGGCCGGCTGGCCCCGGCCATTCGCGCAGGCCGTCTGATCTGGGGCGATCCGCAGATCCTCGAGGAGGCGTTATCCGGCATGCCGGTCCCATCCCCGGAAGAGGTCTGGCAGACCCTGGCGGCTGCAGAGGATTACGCCCGCCTGGCCCAGGAGGCGGTCTCTCCCCTGCGGCGGGATCGCCATTATCGAACGGCTTTCAACACCTTGTTCGAGGCCGCCCGCTTGGCGGTGATGATTTACCTAAGCACGGACGAGGACGCGGGGGGCGCCTTCAGTGTGCGCTTCCCCCCGAGCTCGCGGAACCCTTCCGCCGCCTGA